A genomic window from Halobaculum sp. MBLA0147 includes:
- a CDS encoding CBS domain-containing protein, with amino-acid sequence MPIRDLARDEIVSVGPETPVLDVARRMRDENVGSVVVTNDDVPAGIVTDRDLTTRVLAEAMEADGHTADDVMSTNVCAVGPDAGVYEALEVMSENGVRRLPICGENDEIEGIVTADDLLELLADESRQLASVIQTQRPGY; translated from the coding sequence ATGCCGATCCGAGACCTTGCCCGAGACGAGATCGTGAGTGTCGGTCCAGAGACACCGGTCCTCGACGTCGCCCGGCGGATGCGCGACGAGAACGTCGGGAGTGTCGTCGTCACCAACGACGACGTACCGGCGGGAATCGTCACCGACCGCGACCTGACCACCCGAGTACTCGCCGAGGCGATGGAGGCCGACGGGCACACGGCAGACGACGTGATGTCGACGAACGTGTGTGCCGTCGGCCCGGACGCTGGGGTGTACGAGGCGCTCGAAGTGATGAGCGAGAACGGCGTCCGACGACTGCCGATCTGCGGCGAGAACGACGAGATCGAGGGGATCGTCACGGCCGACGATCTGCTGGAACTCCTCGCCGACGAGAGTCGACAACTGGCGTCCGTGATACAGACCCAGCGCCCCGGCTACTGA